One region of Flavobacterium sp. KACC 22763 genomic DNA includes:
- a CDS encoding NAD(P)H-hydrate dehydratase yields MKSPYLINKEEFQKLYKPVNPQTHKGTQGHAVIIAGSYGKIGAAVLASKSCLKTGCGLVTTFIPKCGYQILQISIPEVMTVTDENTNFITNIHLPLIPQAIGIGPGIGKELGTQKALFEFLRVNKAPLVLDADALNIISENISWLELVPEDTILTPHPKELERLIGKWNSEAEKFQKTIAFSEKYKVIVVMKGAPTYIINRTSVYENTSGNAALATAGSGDVLTGILTSLLAQGYEPKYASKMGVYLHGLTADLALPKTGYESFTASTIIKYLGKAFLSIEV; encoded by the coding sequence ATGAAATCACCGTATTTAATTAATAAAGAAGAATTTCAGAAATTATACAAACCTGTAAATCCTCAAACTCACAAAGGAACACAAGGTCATGCGGTGATTATTGCAGGAAGTTATGGCAAAATAGGAGCAGCCGTTCTAGCTTCAAAATCTTGCCTAAAAACAGGTTGCGGACTCGTAACGACTTTTATACCCAAATGCGGTTATCAAATCCTTCAAATCTCCATTCCAGAAGTAATGACGGTAACCGACGAAAACACCAATTTTATTACTAATATCCATCTGCCATTAATTCCGCAAGCTATCGGAATTGGCCCAGGAATAGGGAAGGAGCTTGGAACGCAAAAAGCGTTATTTGAGTTTTTAAGAGTCAATAAAGCGCCTTTGGTTCTGGATGCTGATGCTTTAAATATTATTTCAGAAAACATTTCATGGTTAGAATTGGTTCCAGAAGACACTATTCTAACACCACACCCAAAAGAATTAGAACGTTTGATAGGAAAATGGAATTCAGAAGCTGAGAAATTCCAAAAAACAATTGCTTTTTCAGAAAAATACAAAGTCATTGTGGTCATGAAAGGCGCACCGACATACATTATCAACAGAACCTCAGTTTACGAAAATACAAGCGGAAATGCTGCACTCGCAACCGCAGGAAGTGGCGATGTCTTAACCGGAATCCTCACAAGTCTTCTAGCGCAAGGTTACGAACCAAAGTATGCTTCCAAAATGGGCGTCTACCTCCACGGTTTGACAGCTGATTTAGCCTTACCTAAAACAGGTTATGAATCTTTTACAGCCTCTACGATTATTAAGTATTTAGGAAAAGCTTTTTTAAGTATAGAAGTTTAA
- a CDS encoding S41 family peptidase, with the protein MKKISLLLFLLTSTISIGQNSAETCEILNKINALIQAEHLRPKPVDDSLSVFVFDNLINELDPSRNIFFKSEYDELAQKYRYNLDDLILKNDCSFLTDIKAKYVNGLLRTKKVLEKIQTIPIDYTKKDTIRFYKKSFAFYLKKEDIEKVWIKKLRYQILDDIAEMSENLDSLKTNFKSIEQASKNQIVSNEICRFSTLLETNAKQEEKLYNFFCTYFDPHTAYFSDDSKTSFVASLSKEHLSLGMTVNLNEKNEIIIDEVDPNGPAYQTGQVKKGDQIISISNQKETLQVSCASLESISTMILSESNKHITLTLKRNSGKSFDVYIEKQMMKDEENSVFSFIIGKDSKIGYVKIPSFYADLDGSSRKGCADDVAREVIKLQRDSIKGLVIDLIDNGGGSMEEAIKLAGMFVDYGPLSIVIDSKKEKSVINDPFKGVIYRGPIVVLVNSNTASASEFFASIMQDYNRALLLGSTTLGKATMQTILPLEEEKNTDFLKITINKFYRITGKSHQYIGVRPDVLLPEFYEDIYQKESDFPTAIKNDSIEPFLKYKTYVKRNLIDKIAKNSSARLSDNYFFDNIKKINLKIDQIVNAPKAEVPLTLTAVFNQKKTLNALWKEINTFNDENNPLDVYNSSVNQFLLGAYPNDKTINQYQMDNLKTNPYLNEAVNIINEFNGGAK; encoded by the coding sequence ATGAAAAAGATTTCACTACTCCTTTTTTTGCTGACATCAACTATATCTATTGGTCAGAACAGCGCAGAAACTTGTGAAATATTAAACAAAATAAATGCGCTTATTCAAGCAGAACATTTAAGGCCAAAACCAGTTGATGATAGTTTATCTGTGTTCGTTTTTGACAACTTAATTAACGAACTTGACCCTTCTCGCAATATATTTTTTAAGAGCGAATATGATGAATTGGCTCAGAAATACCGTTATAACTTAGATGATCTAATCCTGAAGAACGATTGCAGTTTTCTTACCGATATAAAAGCTAAATATGTAAATGGTCTTTTACGCACCAAAAAAGTTTTAGAAAAAATTCAGACAATCCCGATAGATTATACTAAGAAAGATACAATTCGTTTTTATAAAAAGTCTTTTGCCTTTTATTTAAAGAAAGAAGATATCGAAAAGGTTTGGATAAAAAAACTACGCTATCAGATCTTAGATGATATTGCTGAAATGAGCGAAAATTTAGATTCTTTGAAAACGAATTTTAAATCAATTGAACAGGCTTCTAAAAATCAAATCGTTTCAAATGAAATCTGCCGATTTAGCACCTTACTAGAAACTAATGCTAAACAGGAAGAAAAACTGTATAATTTTTTCTGCACGTATTTTGATCCTCATACCGCCTATTTTAGTGATGATTCTAAAACCAGTTTTGTGGCTTCTTTATCAAAAGAACATTTATCGCTCGGAATGACAGTAAATCTCAATGAGAAAAACGAAATTATTATTGATGAGGTAGATCCAAACGGCCCTGCATATCAGACTGGACAAGTAAAAAAAGGCGATCAGATTATATCTATTTCCAATCAGAAAGAAACGCTTCAGGTTTCGTGCGCTTCTTTAGAATCTATTTCGACCATGATTTTATCTGAAAGCAACAAACATATTACGCTTACTTTAAAACGCAATTCGGGTAAGAGTTTTGATGTTTATATTGAGAAACAGATGATGAAAGATGAAGAAAATTCGGTTTTCAGTTTTATCATTGGCAAAGACAGTAAAATTGGTTATGTAAAAATTCCGAGTTTCTACGCAGATCTTGATGGCAGCAGCAGAAAAGGCTGTGCTGACGATGTTGCTCGTGAGGTTATAAAACTGCAGAGAGATAGTATAAAAGGTCTTGTTATTGACCTTATTGACAACGGCGGCGGTTCTATGGAAGAAGCCATAAAATTGGCTGGAATGTTTGTAGATTATGGTCCGCTTTCTATTGTAATTGACAGTAAAAAGGAGAAATCTGTAATTAATGATCCTTTCAAAGGAGTAATTTACAGAGGTCCAATTGTGGTTTTGGTTAATAGCAATACAGCTTCGGCAAGTGAATTTTTTGCTTCTATCATGCAAGATTACAATCGTGCACTTTTGTTAGGAAGCACTACATTAGGAAAAGCTACCATGCAGACTATTCTTCCGCTTGAAGAAGAAAAAAACACTGATTTCTTAAAGATAACCATCAATAAATTCTACAGAATAACGGGTAAAAGCCACCAATATATTGGGGTAAGGCCAGATGTTTTGCTTCCTGAATTTTATGAAGATATTTACCAAAAAGAAAGTGATTTTCCGACAGCTATAAAAAATGACAGCATCGAACCTTTCTTAAAATACAAAACATATGTGAAGCGAAATCTGATAGACAAAATTGCTAAAAACAGTTCGGCGAGGTTATCCGACAACTACTTTTTTGATAACATAAAAAAGATCAATCTTAAAATAGATCAGATTGTGAATGCTCCAAAAGCAGAAGTCCCTCTGACATTAACTGCAGTTTTCAATCAGAAAAAAACATTAAATGCGCTTTGGAAAGAGATCAATACTTTTAATGACGAAAACAATCCGCTTGATGTATACAATTCGAGTGTGAATCAGTTTCTTCTAGGAGCTTATCCAAATGATAAAACGATAAACCAATATCAGATGGATAATCTTAAAACCAATCCGTACCTCAACGAAGCCGTTAATATCATTAATGAATTTAATGGAGGGGCTAAATAG
- the gcvT gene encoding glycine cleavage system aminomethyltransferase GcvT — MKNTALTHIHEGLGAKMLPFAGYNMPITYEGVNAEHETVRNGVGVFDVSHMGEFLLTGPNALALIQKVTSNDASTLTIGRAQYSCLPNNEGGIVDDLIIYKMKEEEYLLVVNASNIEKDWNWISSHNDLGVEMKNLSDEYSLLAIQGPKAVEAMQSLTSVDLSAIVYYHFEVADFAGFSDVIISATGYTGSGGFEIYCKNADAEAIWNKVFEAGAAFGIKPIGLAARDTLRLEMGFCLYGNDINDTTSPLEAGLGWITKFTKDFTNSEALKKQKEAGVTRKLIAFEMQERAVPRHDYEIVDGSGAVIGIVTSGTMSPSMNKGIGLGYVTVANSAVDSDIFIRIRKNDVPAKVVKLPFYKK; from the coding sequence ATGAAAAATACTGCGCTTACGCACATACATGAAGGTTTAGGAGCGAAAATGCTTCCTTTTGCTGGTTATAATATGCCTATCACTTATGAAGGGGTTAATGCTGAACACGAAACGGTTCGTAATGGTGTCGGCGTTTTTGACGTTTCACACATGGGTGAATTTTTATTGACTGGTCCAAATGCACTGGCTTTGATTCAGAAAGTGACTTCAAACGATGCATCTACTTTGACGATTGGAAGAGCACAATATTCTTGTCTTCCAAATAACGAAGGCGGAATTGTTGACGATTTGATTATTTATAAAATGAAAGAGGAAGAGTATTTACTGGTTGTAAATGCTTCTAATATTGAAAAAGACTGGAACTGGATTTCTTCTCACAATGATTTGGGAGTTGAGATGAAGAATCTTTCTGACGAATATTCATTATTGGCAATTCAAGGGCCAAAAGCGGTTGAAGCTATGCAGTCTTTGACTTCTGTTGATTTGTCTGCTATTGTTTATTATCATTTTGAAGTAGCTGATTTTGCAGGATTCAGCGATGTAATTATTTCTGCTACAGGATATACAGGTTCTGGCGGATTTGAAATTTACTGCAAAAATGCTGATGCTGAAGCTATCTGGAACAAAGTTTTTGAAGCGGGAGCTGCTTTCGGAATTAAACCGATTGGTCTTGCTGCTCGTGATACTTTACGTTTAGAAATGGGATTCTGCCTTTACGGAAATGATATTAACGATACTACTTCTCCACTTGAAGCTGGTTTAGGATGGATTACTAAATTTACTAAAGATTTTACTAATTCTGAGGCTCTTAAAAAACAAAAAGAAGCTGGTGTTACAAGAAAATTAATTGCTTTTGAAATGCAAGAGCGTGCTGTGCCAAGACATGATTACGAAATTGTTGATGGTTCTGGAGCGGTAATCGGAATTGTAACTTCTGGAACTATGTCTCCTTCTATGAATAAAGGAATTGGTTTAGGATATGTAACAGTTGCAAACAGTGCGGTTGACAGCGATATTTTTATTAGAATCAGAAAAAATGATGTTCCTGCAAAAGTGGTTAAATTACCTTTTTACAAGAAATAA